The Cloacibacterium sp. TD35 region GTTTTCGCTGAATGATACGCAAAATTCAGGAGAAAGAGAAAAGATAATATTTTGTATGAATTTTTCAAGATATTTCAAAAAAATAGGCTTTGCTAAAAATATTAAAAATAATGTTTCTCACAAAGCCTTTTGAGCTATAAGTTAAAGTGAAATTTATTTTTCTAGGAAGCTCGCTCCTAATTTTTGAGCTTCTTCTTGGGCTTTGGTTTTGTCGATAAATGCAGCTACATTACCATTCATAGGGCTTTTTATTGCACCACCTGTAATAAGAGATGCTTTTTCTATTGGGAAAAGTTCATGTGTAAGAAAATCTGGCACATAAAGTTTTGCTTGTCCTACTTGCTCTGCATTTTCGGTGGCATAACTTTGCATACAGTTTAGGTCATCGAATTTATAGATTCTGC contains the following coding sequences:
- a CDS encoding nitrous oxide reductase accessory protein NosL; amino-acid sequence: MKTLFNILGIIFLGVVFSCSPKGPEKINFGKDQCELCKMGIEDPKFATELITEKGRIYKFDDLNCMQSYATENAEQVGQAKLYVPDFLTHELFPIEKASLITGGAIKSPMNGNVAAFIDKTKAQEEAQKLGASFLEK